The Oncorhynchus nerka isolate Pitt River linkage group LG24, Oner_Uvic_2.0, whole genome shotgun sequence genome has a window encoding:
- the igfbp1a gene encoding insulin-like growth factor-binding protein 1a encodes MSGLFHRNVLVAAAVCCSVLVRSVLGSPVLAQEPIRCAPCSPEKLSECPAVAPGCVEVLREPGCGCCLACALKTGDLCGIYTAPCGSGLRCTPRPGDLRPLHSLTRGQAVCTEIPEPESSSVSQNPDQGAADNAETENTAMVSDSGSSLYLHGHSKPFDPRAAADALESMKAKVNAIRKKLVEQGPCHVELQRALEKIAKSQQKLGDKLIRFYLPNCDKHGLYKAKQCESSLDGQKGRCWCVSFWNGKKILGSTDLEGDAECAYEINH; translated from the exons ATGAGTGGATTATTTCACAGAAATGTATTGGTGGCAGCAGCGGTATGCTGCTCTGTGCTGGTCCGGTCTGTCCTGGGGTCCCCGGTGTTAGCGCAAGAGCCGATCCGATGCGCCCCGTGCTCACCGGAGAAGCTGAGCGAGTGTCCAGCGGTGGCGCCCGGCTGTGTGGAGGTTCTGCGGGAGCCTGGTTGTGGATGCTGCCTCGCTTGCGCCCTGAAGACGGGGGATCTGTGCGGAATCTACACGGCGCCATGTGGGTCCGGACTGAGGTGCACCCCGAGACCCGGCGACCTCCGGCCGCTGCACTCCCTCACTCGCGGCCAGGCTGTGTGCACTGAGATCCCCGAGCCCGAGAGCAGCTCTGTGTCCCAAAACCCCG ACCAAGGAGCGGCGGACAATGCCGAGACAGAGAACACTGCCATGGTATCAGACTCCGGCTCCAGCCTCTATCTCCACGGCCACAGCAAGCCCTTCGATCCCCGGGCCGCCGCGGACGCGCTGGAGAGCATGAAAGCCAAAGTTAACGCAATCCGAAAGAAATTGGTGGAGCAG ggTCCCTGTCATGTGGAGTTACAGAGAGCTCTGGAGAAGATCGCTAAGTCACAACAGAAGCTAGGAGACAAACTCATCAGGTTCTATCTGCCAAACTGTGACAAACACGGACTCTACAAAGCCAAACAG TGTGAGTCATCTCTTGATGGACAGAAAggcaggtgttggtgtgtgtcctTCTGGAACGGAAAGAAGATTCTGGGATCCACTGATCTGGAGGGAGATGCTGAGTGCGCTTATGAGATCAACCACTGA